From the genome of Brevibacterium sp. JSBI002, one region includes:
- a CDS encoding 3-hydroxyacyl-CoA dehydrogenase NAD-binding domain-containing protein — MTGSTPAAPIPNAPEFPDFGSIDSVSCVGAGTIGGGWAAYFLAQGYRVKIWDPAPAAGDKFARLLDAAWPALAELDMVESADRTAWSIHTDLAEAVADTGFVQESAPEDLALKRGLLARIDEVCPPNIVISSSTSGYSMTEMATEAAHPERLVVGHPFNPPYLIPLVEVVGGQSTSAAAVDWAAGFFSHIGKSVIRMDREVPGFIANRLQEAQWREALYMVEQGEATVEQIDRSITDGPGLRWPFQGPMLTFHLAGGEGGMAHMLDHFGPSLKSPWTRLTAPELSQQLRDDVVAGCDIEAGDRSIADLVAHRDAGIIALRRLTASLPAAATGSGRDEIADGQVGSPSSSAAPPPSASMARTASARILGTYSTEVVPEWIDYNGHMSEAFYVLVFGFATDQVMDQLGLDAAYRESAEASLYTVESHIRYLDEAALGDRLTVVPHLVSAGEKKLHLAYEMYVDDRLVSTEEIMALHVDQAEDRVVPFPQAVTERIAQIETSSPDWVGRSIG; from the coding sequence GTGACCGGTTCCACCCCCGCCGCGCCCATTCCCAACGCGCCGGAGTTCCCCGACTTCGGCTCGATCGACTCCGTCTCCTGCGTCGGCGCAGGAACGATCGGCGGCGGCTGGGCCGCCTATTTCCTCGCCCAGGGTTACCGGGTGAAGATCTGGGACCCGGCTCCGGCCGCCGGCGACAAGTTCGCCAGGCTCCTCGACGCGGCCTGGCCGGCCTTGGCCGAACTCGACATGGTCGAGTCAGCCGACCGCACCGCCTGGTCGATCCACACCGACCTCGCCGAGGCGGTCGCCGACACCGGATTCGTCCAGGAGTCCGCACCCGAGGACCTCGCGCTCAAGCGCGGACTGCTGGCCCGGATCGACGAGGTGTGCCCGCCGAACATCGTGATCAGCTCGTCGACCTCGGGATACAGCATGACCGAAATGGCCACCGAGGCGGCCCACCCCGAGCGACTCGTCGTCGGCCATCCGTTCAATCCGCCCTACCTCATCCCTTTGGTCGAGGTCGTCGGCGGCCAGTCCACCTCGGCTGCGGCTGTCGACTGGGCGGCCGGCTTCTTCAGCCATATCGGCAAGTCCGTCATCCGCATGGACCGCGAAGTCCCCGGCTTCATCGCCAATCGTCTGCAGGAAGCTCAGTGGCGCGAGGCCCTGTACATGGTCGAGCAGGGAGAGGCCACGGTCGAGCAGATCGACCGCTCGATCACCGATGGCCCCGGTCTGCGGTGGCCGTTCCAGGGACCGATGCTCACGTTCCACCTCGCCGGCGGCGAGGGCGGAATGGCGCATATGCTCGACCATTTCGGACCGTCGCTGAAGTCTCCGTGGACGCGGCTGACCGCCCCTGAACTCAGTCAGCAGCTGCGTGATGATGTCGTGGCCGGCTGCGATATCGAGGCCGGTGACCGCTCCATCGCCGACCTCGTGGCTCATCGTGATGCCGGAATCATCGCCCTTCGTCGACTGACCGCGTCTCTGCCCGCCGCCGCGACAGGTTCCGGTCGCGATGAGATTGCCGACGGCCAGGTGGGCTCTCCTTCTTCCTCCGCCGCTCCCCCACCGTCTGCATCGATGGCGCGGACCGCCTCGGCGAGGATACTCGGTACGTACAGCACCGAAGTCGTTCCCGAATGGATCGACTACAACGGGCACATGTCCGAGGCCTTCTACGTCCTGGTGTTCGGATTCGCCACCGATCAGGTGATGGATCAGCTCGGCCTCGATGCCGCCTACCGGGAAAGCGCGGAAGCGTCCCTGTACACTGTCGAATCCCATATCCGCTACCTCGACGAGGCGGCCCTGGGCGACCGCCTCACCGTCGTCCCGCACCTCGTGAGTGCTGGTGAGAAGAAGCTGCACCTGGCGTATGAGATGTACGTCGACGACCGCCTCGTTTCGACCGAGGAGATCATGGCCCTCCATGTCGACCAAGCGGAGGACCGAGTCGTGCCCTTCCCACAGGCTGTGACCGAGCGGATCGCGCAGATCGAGACGAGCAGCCCCGACTGGGTCGGCCGTTCGATCGGCTGA
- a CDS encoding 3-keto-5-aminohexanoate cleavage protein: MNRKVILTCAVTGAGDTTGKSEHVPVSPEEIANDAIAAARAGASVVHIHVRDLETKQGSREVAYYREVVRRVRAADVDPVINLTAGMGGDLVIDPQDPLTTMPGTDLINALDRLPHVEELLPEICTIDCGSLNFGEGSNLYVSTPDMLREGSKRIKTLGVRPELEIFDTGNLWFANVLVEEGLIDAPPLYQLCMGIPYGAPADPGLLSAMVNMLPKGAQFTSFAIGANQLPWVARSVLAGGHARVGLEDNLYLSKGVKATNADLTARAVDIIESLGASVATSDEAREILDLRVQTPTITGGDL, from the coding sequence ATGAATCGCAAGGTCATCCTCACCTGTGCCGTCACAGGCGCCGGAGACACCACCGGCAAGAGCGAGCACGTTCCCGTCAGCCCCGAAGAGATCGCGAACGATGCCATTGCGGCGGCCCGCGCCGGGGCATCGGTCGTCCACATCCATGTCCGCGATCTCGAAACGAAACAGGGTTCGCGGGAGGTCGCATACTACCGTGAGGTCGTCCGTCGCGTCCGCGCCGCCGACGTCGATCCGGTCATCAACCTCACCGCCGGGATGGGCGGCGACCTCGTCATCGATCCGCAGGATCCGCTGACGACGATGCCGGGCACCGATCTCATCAACGCTCTCGATCGACTCCCCCACGTCGAGGAGCTGCTGCCCGAGATCTGCACGATCGACTGCGGCAGCCTCAACTTCGGTGAGGGGTCGAACCTCTACGTCTCGACCCCGGACATGCTGCGCGAAGGCTCGAAGCGCATCAAGACCCTGGGGGTGCGTCCGGAACTCGAGATCTTCGACACCGGCAATCTGTGGTTCGCCAATGTGCTGGTCGAGGAGGGGCTCATCGACGCTCCGCCTCTGTACCAGCTGTGCATGGGCATTCCCTATGGTGCCCCCGCCGATCCGGGCCTGCTGTCGGCGATGGTGAACATGCTGCCCAAAGGAGCGCAGTTCACGTCGTTCGCCATCGGCGCGAACCAACTGCCGTGGGTGGCGCGCTCCGTGCTCGCCGGGGGCCACGCCCGCGTCGGGCTCGAGGACAACCTCTACCTGTCCAAGGGCGTCAAGGCCACGAACGCCGACCTCACGGCACGTGCCGTCGACATCATCGAAAGCCTCGGTGCATCCGTTGCCACCTCGGACGAAGCTCGCGAGATCCTCGATCTGCGCGTACAGACACCGACCATCACCGGAGGCGATCTGTGA
- a CDS encoding TetR family transcriptional regulator C-terminal domain-containing protein, which produces MAGGQTTDVRDLSRGKIGKSSEATGLRVREAIRRSGLKQRKIASVIGIDETKLSKALSGRRRFTADELLGVATATGVTVRWLLGDESQVSALPPNSAAAAVGDDDANPKRTIAEAAWTLFGRLGFDAVRIADIAAASGVSAPSIHYYFANKSELFDAALDYSVKLAFDRQIAWLDDIADPAQRLERLLKLQSPLGRTERGEWSIWLQTWSRMALDGSTLSNYPLSYERWSRTVQTTLEDGQRTGCFRAGDPRAMADELTSLLDGLGIKVLTGVMDTEIFSQRLRSYLDRAIMRPHNPPPTTATSADRLKESS; this is translated from the coding sequence ATGGCAGGAGGGCAGACGACCGACGTCCGGGATCTTTCCCGCGGCAAGATCGGCAAGAGCTCTGAGGCGACCGGACTCCGCGTCCGGGAGGCCATCCGACGATCCGGACTGAAGCAGCGCAAGATCGCCTCGGTGATCGGCATCGACGAGACGAAGCTGTCCAAGGCGCTGTCCGGTCGCCGCCGCTTCACCGCCGATGAGCTCCTCGGCGTGGCCACCGCTACGGGCGTGACGGTCCGGTGGCTGCTCGGCGACGAGTCCCAGGTCTCCGCGCTGCCGCCGAACTCAGCGGCAGCGGCAGTCGGCGACGACGACGCCAACCCGAAACGCACGATCGCCGAGGCAGCGTGGACGCTGTTCGGCCGGTTAGGTTTCGACGCCGTGCGCATCGCCGATATCGCGGCGGCGTCCGGGGTCTCTGCTCCGAGCATCCATTACTACTTCGCCAACAAATCCGAGCTCTTCGATGCCGCGCTCGACTATTCGGTCAAACTCGCCTTCGACCGTCAGATCGCGTGGCTCGACGACATCGCGGATCCCGCGCAGAGACTCGAACGTCTGCTGAAGCTGCAGTCGCCACTGGGGCGCACGGAACGCGGCGAATGGTCGATCTGGCTGCAGACGTGGTCTCGAATGGCCCTCGACGGTTCAACCCTGTCGAACTATCCGCTCAGCTACGAACGCTGGTCGCGCACCGTCCAGACGACGCTCGAGGACGGTCAGCGCACCGGCTGCTTCCGTGCCGGTGATCCTCGCGCCATGGCCGACGAGCTCACTTCTCTCCTCGACGGACTCGGCATCAAGGTGCTCACCGGGGTGATGGACACCGAGATCTTCTCCCAGCGCCTGCGCTCCTACCTCGACCGCGCCATCATGCGTCCCCACAACCCACCACCCACAACCGCCACATCCGCCGATCGACTGAAGGAGTCATCATGA
- a CDS encoding pyridoxal phosphate-dependent decarboxylase family protein, with protein sequence MTDSLHSRMHVVSDETRNLVNLVLEYSRRRTLAEDTPLDHPTSEAELRRLAGPTVTEEGLGSARALAIFEHIFAPACISTDHPKYLSFIPSAPTKAAVAFDLVVSASALYGGSWLEGAGVVHAENEVLRWLAEEFGLPAGAGGVFVQGGTIGNLSALVAARNAQKEKLGETRPGRWVIVCSAEAHSSVASAAEVMDVDIAPVATGEDGILRPGGVREALLEHGDAVIAVVATSGTTNFGTIDDIAGIAALKDEFDFWLHIDGAYGLAAMLSPQARHKFAGVEKADSLIVDPHKWLFAPFDACALIYRDPNSGRRAHTQKAEYLDTLTDAQDWSPSDFAIQLTRRPRGLPLWYSLASYGAETYREAIGHSIDLAREIATEIKHREHLRLVREPELSVVVFERDGWQRSDYDAWSDRLLEDQRAFVVPSSHQGRPNARFAIVNPLTTFDDLTDILDSME encoded by the coding sequence ATGACCGACAGTCTTCATTCCCGCATGCACGTCGTCTCCGATGAGACCCGCAACCTCGTGAATCTCGTGCTCGAGTATTCGCGTCGTCGGACTCTTGCCGAGGACACTCCGCTCGACCATCCGACGTCCGAAGCCGAGCTGCGTCGGCTGGCCGGTCCCACCGTCACCGAGGAGGGGCTGGGGTCGGCTCGGGCGCTGGCGATCTTCGAACACATCTTCGCACCCGCCTGCATCTCCACCGACCACCCGAAGTACCTGTCGTTCATTCCCAGTGCTCCGACGAAGGCTGCTGTGGCCTTCGATCTCGTCGTCTCCGCCAGTGCTCTCTACGGCGGATCGTGGCTCGAAGGCGCCGGCGTCGTCCATGCCGAGAACGAAGTCCTGCGCTGGCTGGCGGAAGAATTCGGGCTGCCCGCAGGAGCCGGGGGAGTATTCGTCCAAGGAGGTACGATCGGCAACCTCTCAGCTCTCGTCGCCGCCCGCAACGCACAGAAGGAGAAGCTCGGTGAGACTCGGCCGGGACGCTGGGTGATCGTGTGCAGCGCCGAAGCCCACTCCTCGGTCGCCTCCGCGGCCGAGGTGATGGATGTCGATATCGCCCCTGTGGCCACCGGCGAGGACGGGATCCTGCGTCCGGGCGGTGTGCGTGAGGCCCTGCTCGAACACGGGGACGCCGTGATCGCGGTGGTCGCCACCTCGGGGACGACGAATTTCGGCACCATCGACGACATCGCCGGCATCGCCGCTCTCAAGGACGAATTCGACTTCTGGCTCCACATCGACGGCGCTTACGGTCTGGCCGCGATGCTCTCCCCGCAGGCACGCCACAAATTCGCCGGAGTGGAGAAGGCCGATTCGCTCATCGTCGACCCTCACAAATGGCTCTTCGCTCCCTTCGACGCTTGTGCGCTCATCTACCGCGATCCGAATTCGGGACGGCGAGCGCACACACAGAAGGCCGAATATCTCGATACGCTCACCGACGCTCAGGATTGGAGCCCCTCGGACTTCGCCATCCAGCTCACGCGACGGCCGCGCGGGCTGCCGCTGTGGTATTCGCTGGCCAGCTATGGTGCCGAAACCTATCGGGAGGCGATCGGCCATTCGATCGATCTTGCGCGTGAGATCGCCACTGAGATCAAGCATCGTGAGCATCTGCGGCTCGTGCGCGAACCGGAACTCTCGGTGGTCGTTTTCGAACGTGACGGTTGGCAGCGTTCGGATTATGACGCGTGGTCGGATCGACTGCTCGAGGACCAGCGCGCCTTCGTCGTCCCGAGTTCACACCAGGGGCGGCCGAATGCCAGATTCGCGATCGTCAATCCGCTGACGACGTTCGACGATCTCACCGACATCCTCGATTCGATGGAGTGA
- a CDS encoding YczE/YyaS/YitT family protein produces MTKMRAPKRQLANVGPIAQLRGGRLWRRLPQLILGLYLFGASMAMMVNAGLGMMPWDVLHSGIQNHVPLTFGTIITILAFLVLLIWIPLRQQPGIGTILNALLVGPALDLTRMFLPRPEELGWNIALMVTGVVLNGAASAMYIGSQFGPGPRDGLMTGLSRVTGRSIRLVRTLIEVSVVAVGWLLGGVVGIGTVLYAFGIGPITQALLPAFTVELRPRSKPTTTAEDVPED; encoded by the coding sequence ATGACGAAGATGAGAGCCCCGAAGCGACAGCTGGCCAACGTCGGTCCCATCGCACAGCTGCGCGGCGGACGGCTGTGGCGGCGTCTCCCCCAGCTGATCCTCGGTCTCTACCTCTTCGGTGCCTCGATGGCGATGATGGTCAACGCGGGCTTGGGCATGATGCCGTGGGACGTCCTCCACTCCGGCATTCAGAATCACGTGCCGCTGACGTTCGGAACCATCATCACGATTCTCGCGTTCCTCGTGCTCCTCATCTGGATCCCGCTGCGCCAGCAGCCGGGCATCGGCACGATTCTCAACGCCCTCCTCGTCGGGCCGGCGCTCGACCTCACCCGCATGTTCCTGCCCCGGCCCGAAGAGCTCGGGTGGAACATCGCGCTTATGGTCACTGGCGTCGTCCTCAACGGGGCCGCCTCGGCGATGTACATCGGCTCCCAGTTCGGGCCGGGCCCCCGCGATGGGCTGATGACCGGTCTCTCCCGCGTGACCGGACGTTCGATCCGTCTGGTCCGCACCCTCATCGAAGTCAGCGTCGTCGCGGTGGGCTGGCTCCTCGGCGGAGTCGTCGGCATCGGCACGGTCCTCTACGCGTTCGGGATCGGCCCGATCACCCAGGCTCTGCTTCCCGCCTTCACCGTCGAACTCCGTCCCCGGTCGAAGCCGACGACCACCGCCGAGGATGTCCCCGAAGACTGA
- a CDS encoding PLP-dependent aminotransferase family protein: MSTPVLGAKRLVGIIGDGPWKAPAYESLAAAVAAAITDGRLPVGTRLPSERELATASGLSRTTTGRAYSQLREQEFILTRRGSGSIVQLPSVPGGRIDHLLSPAGGDESEVDLTCTAPVAAPDILDAYDRALSRLGAYLPGTGYYPSGLPVLREIIADRYTRRGAPTDPDQILITSGALGGAAIAVRALLDVEPHESARLGGARSTSRVLVESPTYPNAIAALEGAGAALVTYPLEFGAQGHHWDIDAVEQLMGQMRPRSAYLIPDFHNPTGALLPEAQRSELAEALRRHRVVPIFDESLVELGLDGGRTPTPMSALVPDSVTVGSVSKIYWGGLRIGWMRIPRHRIGHFASSRLGLDLGAPVLEQLVTVELMTNHDAVVADCRSRLRAARDMLTAQVRSWLPEWKLIVPTGGMALWAELPEARSGVLSIAARNHGLRLVAGPNFAPAGGLDRWVRLPYTVTESELQRVGPRLAAAWEEAKSMSGRGPTDRARIVA, translated from the coding sequence ATGAGCACACCGGTCCTGGGCGCGAAACGACTCGTCGGCATCATCGGCGACGGTCCGTGGAAGGCACCCGCATACGAATCGCTGGCTGCTGCGGTGGCCGCGGCGATCACCGACGGACGTCTCCCGGTCGGAACGAGGCTGCCGAGCGAACGCGAACTCGCAACCGCGTCCGGTCTCTCGCGGACGACGACGGGGCGGGCGTACTCTCAGCTGCGGGAACAGGAATTCATCCTCACCCGCCGCGGCTCCGGCAGCATCGTTCAACTGCCCAGCGTCCCCGGCGGCCGCATCGACCATCTGCTCTCACCCGCCGGCGGCGACGAGTCGGAGGTCGACCTCACCTGCACTGCACCGGTCGCAGCTCCGGATATCCTCGACGCCTACGACCGGGCACTGTCGCGATTGGGTGCCTACCTGCCCGGCACCGGATACTATCCTTCCGGGCTTCCGGTCCTGCGGGAGATCATCGCCGACCGCTATACCCGTCGAGGCGCCCCGACCGACCCCGATCAGATCCTCATCACCTCCGGGGCCCTCGGCGGTGCGGCCATCGCCGTTCGCGCCCTCCTCGACGTCGAACCGCATGAGTCCGCGCGCCTCGGCGGGGCACGGTCGACCTCGCGGGTGCTCGTCGAAAGTCCCACCTATCCGAATGCGATCGCCGCGCTCGAAGGCGCTGGCGCCGCTCTCGTGACCTACCCGCTGGAGTTCGGAGCTCAGGGGCACCATTGGGACATCGACGCCGTGGAGCAGCTCATGGGACAGATGCGTCCGCGCAGCGCCTATCTCATCCCTGACTTCCACAATCCGACCGGCGCCCTGCTGCCCGAAGCCCAGCGCAGTGAGTTGGCGGAGGCCCTTCGCCGGCATCGAGTCGTCCCCATCTTCGACGAATCCCTCGTCGAACTGGGGCTCGACGGCGGCAGGACGCCCACCCCGATGTCTGCGCTGGTCCCGGACTCGGTGACAGTGGGCAGTGTGAGCAAGATCTACTGGGGAGGACTGCGCATCGGATGGATGCGCATTCCCCGCCACCGGATAGGCCATTTCGCGTCCTCCCGGCTCGGACTCGACCTGGGAGCACCGGTTCTCGAACAGCTCGTCACTGTCGAGCTCATGACCAACCACGATGCTGTCGTCGCCGACTGCCGATCCCGACTCAGAGCCGCCCGAGACATGCTCACCGCGCAGGTGAGGTCATGGCTGCCCGAGTGGAAGCTCATCGTCCCAACCGGTGGAATGGCGCTGTGGGCCGAACTGCCGGAGGCGCGTTCCGGGGTACTCTCGATCGCCGCCAGAAACCACGGTCTCCGCCTCGTCGCCGGGCCGAACTTCGCCCCGGCCGGTGGACTCGACCGGTGGGTGCGCCTGCCGTATACGGTGACGGAGAGCGAACTGCAGCGGGTGGGGCCGCGACTGGCCGCGGCCTGGGAGGAGGCCAAGTCGATGAGCGGACGTGGACCGACCGACCGGGCCCGCATCGTGGCGTGA
- a CDS encoding YggS family pyridoxal phosphate-dependent enzyme, whose protein sequence is MGDDSGLSHDGQYSTATTVEDFRAYIAEVKRRIAAAAERAGRDRTDIELLPVSKTVPQDRIRLAVAAGCAKLGENKVQEAHRKSEEMADLDIDWAVIGHLQSNKAKDVAKFASEFQALDRLKVARALDRRLEAEGRSLDVYVQVNTSSEDSKFGMPPEELLYFLKEVRAFDTLKVRGLMTLAVFSSDIDRVRPCFQLLRGLRDRVRETDPDLLGPGRLSMGMSGDFEVAIEEGADCVRVGQAIFGRRALPDSHYWPEAD, encoded by the coding sequence ATGGGAGATGACAGCGGACTCAGTCACGATGGGCAGTATTCGACAGCGACGACAGTCGAGGATTTCCGAGCCTATATCGCCGAGGTGAAGCGCCGGATCGCCGCTGCCGCCGAACGCGCCGGTCGGGACCGGACCGACATCGAGCTGCTTCCCGTGAGCAAGACCGTACCCCAGGACCGCATCCGCCTCGCCGTTGCCGCCGGTTGTGCGAAGTTGGGTGAGAACAAGGTTCAGGAAGCCCACCGCAAATCCGAGGAGATGGCCGATCTCGACATCGATTGGGCTGTGATCGGGCACCTCCAGTCGAACAAGGCCAAGGACGTGGCGAAGTTCGCCAGCGAATTCCAAGCGCTCGACCGACTCAAGGTCGCCAGAGCCCTCGACCGGCGACTCGAAGCGGAAGGACGCAGCCTCGATGTGTACGTCCAGGTCAACACTTCCTCCGAAGACTCCAAATTCGGCATGCCCCCGGAAGAGCTTCTCTACTTCCTCAAAGAGGTGCGAGCATTCGACACTCTCAAGGTCCGGGGACTGATGACCTTGGCAGTCTTCTCCTCGGACATCGACCGTGTCCGTCCCTGCTTCCAGCTTCTGCGCGGTCTGCGTGACCGGGTTCGCGAGACCGATCCTGACCTTCTCGGTCCGGGGCGGCTGTCGATGGGCATGTCCGGTGACTTCGAAGTGGCCATCGAAGAGGGTGCAGACTGCGTCCGCGTCGGTCAGGCCATCTTCGGTCGACGAGCGCTGCCGGACTCCCACTACTGGCCCGAAGCCGACTGA
- a CDS encoding arsenic resistance protein, with protein MPPSRPESGRDKPSAQTSSNAVRNPSTQTLWWFGGAVLGVILGAGVSGFATLAEGALTPCLIALLFLTFLDIPFETGLRAVRDLPLLAVTAALNFLIVPLVVAGLITVFDIADPLLPAVLIVLLCPCIDYVIAFTRAAGGAADRLLMLTPVLMIAQLLLLPVMLWAVTGGRLSIDLPVRPLVGALVLFIIIPLTAAVVVRRLARHTPRLERPLAASARLMDPVMTLTLLVITASVTPMIAGSVGQLGTVAVVSTVFAVAMTMIGWGVTRALHVGPQRSRAVILSAVTRNSLVMLPIVRAITGEGIGPAGVVTQTLIELIVLIVLVRVLPRLVPATAVTENR; from the coding sequence GTGCCTCCTTCTCGCCCGGAGTCCGGACGTGACAAGCCGTCGGCTCAGACGAGTTCGAACGCCGTTCGCAACCCCTCGACGCAGACGCTCTGGTGGTTCGGCGGTGCCGTGCTCGGTGTCATCCTCGGTGCCGGAGTCTCCGGATTCGCAACCCTGGCAGAAGGCGCCCTGACGCCGTGCCTCATCGCCCTGCTCTTCCTCACGTTCCTCGACATCCCTTTCGAAACGGGACTGCGAGCCGTTCGCGATCTGCCTCTTCTCGCAGTGACGGCGGCCTTGAACTTCCTCATCGTCCCGTTGGTCGTCGCCGGTCTCATCACGGTCTTCGACATTGCTGATCCGCTGCTGCCGGCTGTGCTCATCGTGTTGCTGTGTCCCTGCATCGACTACGTCATAGCGTTCACACGCGCTGCGGGAGGCGCCGCCGATCGGCTGCTGATGCTCACTCCCGTGCTCATGATCGCTCAGCTGCTGTTGCTGCCCGTGATGCTGTGGGCGGTCACCGGCGGGCGGCTGAGCATCGATCTGCCTGTTCGCCCGCTTGTCGGCGCACTGGTGCTGTTCATCATCATTCCTCTTACGGCTGCCGTCGTCGTTCGTCGACTTGCCCGCCATACGCCACGACTGGAGCGGCCCCTCGCCGCGAGCGCTCGTCTGATGGATCCGGTCATGACGCTGACCCTGCTCGTCATCACTGCCTCGGTCACCCCGATGATCGCCGGCTCCGTCGGACAGTTGGGGACCGTGGCCGTCGTCTCCACCGTCTTCGCCGTCGCGATGACCATGATCGGGTGGGGCGTCACCCGGGCTCTGCACGTCGGTCCGCAGAGATCTCGTGCTGTGATCCTCTCCGCCGTCACGCGCAACTCCCTGGTCATGCTTCCGATCGTGCGGGCGATCACCGGGGAGGGAATCGGCCCTGCAGGGGTCGTGACGCAGACTCTCATCGAGCTGATCGTTCTGATCGTCCTCGTGCGCGTCCTCCCTCGTCTGGTGCCGGCGACTGCCGTGACCGAAAACCGCTAG
- a CDS encoding AlkA N-terminal domain-containing protein, producing the protein MFFTAVRTTGIFCRPSCPARTPRRENVDFFVTAAAAADAGFRACRRCRPDASPNSPQWDTRGDVVARAMRLIRDGAVDRGGVETLAAELGYSTRQLGRLIHAELGAGPLALARTERVRTARTLIEATSMPMSDIAFAAGFSSIRQFNDTFRTMYSISPRQLRRAGAEHSVADEVVLRLAYRPPFDFSHLLGYLEARAVAGIENVSDGAYTRSLRLAHGPAVIMVRQGAGDFVDCRLRLADTRDLGSAVARVRRLLDLDADPEAIADTLRSAGLRRLVDEHPGLRSPGHSDPVELALRTVLGQQISLAAARTHLERLVSGAGESLPKELRLEGVDRVFPTAEAIAAIPVSDWALPASRIRTIHALSQALADGSVDLGTGSDREDASRNLLALPGIGPWSNGYIRMRALGDPDVFMGSDLGVKKAIADLDENSAAPADWTLVAMNCSPWRSYLTHLLWAHHARSPEP; encoded by the coding sequence ATGTTCTTCACGGCGGTGCGCACCACCGGGATCTTCTGCCGTCCGTCGTGTCCAGCGAGGACTCCGCGCCGAGAGAATGTAGACTTCTTCGTGACCGCCGCGGCTGCGGCAGATGCCGGTTTTCGGGCCTGCCGACGGTGCCGCCCGGATGCCAGTCCGAATTCGCCGCAGTGGGACACCCGCGGTGACGTCGTGGCCCGAGCCATGCGCCTCATTCGCGATGGTGCCGTCGACCGCGGAGGAGTCGAAACCCTCGCCGCCGAACTCGGGTACAGCACTCGCCAACTCGGGCGCCTCATCCATGCCGAGCTCGGTGCCGGGCCTTTGGCGCTGGCCCGCACCGAACGAGTGCGCACTGCCAGGACGCTCATCGAGGCAACCTCGATGCCGATGAGCGACATCGCCTTCGCCGCCGGCTTCTCCAGTATCCGACAGTTCAACGACACGTTCCGCACGATGTATTCGATCAGCCCACGACAGCTGCGCAGAGCCGGTGCCGAACATTCGGTGGCCGACGAAGTCGTACTCCGGTTGGCATATCGGCCGCCGTTCGATTTCTCGCATCTGCTCGGGTATCTCGAGGCAAGAGCCGTTGCCGGGATCGAAAACGTCTCGGACGGCGCTTATACCCGCTCGTTGCGGCTGGCTCACGGTCCCGCCGTGATCATGGTGCGGCAAGGGGCCGGGGACTTCGTCGACTGCCGCCTCCGATTGGCGGACACCCGCGACCTCGGCAGCGCTGTCGCACGGGTCCGGCGCCTCCTCGACCTCGACGCCGACCCCGAGGCGATCGCCGATACACTGCGGTCGGCGGGGCTGCGCCGCCTCGTCGACGAACATCCGGGACTTCGTTCGCCGGGCCACAGCGACCCCGTCGAACTGGCCTTGCGCACAGTTCTCGGACAGCAGATCTCCCTGGCCGCCGCTCGGACCCATCTGGAACGCCTTGTCTCAGGGGCAGGAGAATCACTGCCGAAGGAGTTGAGGCTCGAAGGAGTCGACCGAGTCTTTCCCACCGCGGAGGCGATCGCCGCGATACCCGTATCGGACTGGGCTCTGCCGGCAAGTCGGATCCGGACGATTCACGCACTGTCGCAGGCGTTGGCCGACGGCAGTGTGGACCTCGGCACCGGCAGCGACCGCGAGGACGCGAGCCGGAACCTGCTGGCACTGCCCGGAATCGGTCCGTGGAGCAACGGCTATATTCGGATGCGGGCACTCGGAGATCCCGACGTCTTCATGGGCTCCGACCTAGGCGTGAAGAAGGCCATCGCCGATCTCGATGAGAATTCCGCGGCACCTGCCGATTGGACGCTGGTCGCTATGAACTGCAGTCCCTGGCGCTCCTACCTCACCCACCTCCTGTGGGCACATCACGCCCGCAGCCCGGAACCCTGA
- a CDS encoding MGMT family protein — MAAKGTEFRRSVWQALTQIPYGSTAGYGELAEMLGRPGAARAVGAANGKNPISIIVPCHRVIGADGSLTGYAWGEEKKRQLLTLETRP; from the coding sequence TTGGCAGCAAAGGGAACGGAATTCCGACGCTCGGTATGGCAGGCGCTGACGCAGATCCCGTACGGCAGCACCGCAGGTTACGGTGAACTGGCCGAGATGCTGGGACGACCCGGTGCGGCCCGTGCGGTGGGGGCCGCCAATGGAAAGAACCCCATCAGCATCATCGTGCCCTGCCACCGAGTCATCGGAGCTGACGGATCCCTGACCGGCTACGCCTGGGGAGAAGAGAAGAAGCGCCAGCTCCTCACCCTAGAAACCCGCCCCTAA